From the genome of Leptolyngbya subtilissima AS-A7, one region includes:
- a CDS encoding AIPR family protein — MVTEDLKVKVENGFEEFTENWRSFITTIPANWLYENFQTYQSRLFSANIRGYLGSRNIDANINNGIKKTVLEDPGNFCVFNNGITAITNQFTYDEEAGELSLSGISIVNGAQTTGSIGNLGSSPSSGAKIQARFIVCSSTQIIESIIRFNNSQNKVEAPDFRSNDKIQTRLVDEFSSIPDAEYSGGRRGGAEDVIRRRQNLLPSSTVGQSLTAFHGDPQNAYNRKSDIWKSNSLYSKVFHDRTTAKHIIFVYSLHKALDSFKRNLIQKSRQNGLTEAEVDQMSFFQHRGASMLATTAIAQCLEIVLEQQITDLFSLSFGNISTEDAVKVWEEILEPMIALIDALSPAVENGLKGQDFTADTIKTFRSLVNATKSANRPIYNNFKAKVVIH, encoded by the coding sequence TTGGTTACTGAAGACCTTAAAGTTAAAGTCGAAAATGGCTTTGAAGAGTTCACAGAAAACTGGCGCTCTTTTATTACTACAATACCGGCAAATTGGCTTTACGAAAATTTTCAAACATATCAATCCAGGTTGTTCTCTGCTAATATCCGTGGCTATCTAGGAAGTCGTAACATAGATGCGAACATTAATAATGGAATAAAGAAAACAGTCTTGGAAGATCCAGGAAACTTTTGCGTCTTCAATAATGGGATAACAGCTATTACGAACCAGTTCACTTATGATGAAGAGGCCGGGGAGCTATCTTTGTCAGGGATTTCAATTGTTAACGGTGCTCAAACCACAGGTTCCATAGGCAATTTGGGGTCATCCCCTTCGTCTGGAGCAAAAATTCAAGCTCGATTTATAGTTTGTTCCTCAACTCAAATAATTGAATCGATTATACGTTTTAACAATAGTCAAAATAAAGTTGAAGCTCCTGACTTTCGAAGTAACGATAAAATTCAAACTAGGCTGGTTGATGAATTTAGTAGCATTCCTGACGCTGAATACTCAGGAGGGCGGCGAGGAGGTGCTGAGGATGTCATTAGGCGTAGACAAAATCTTCTGCCATCTAGCACTGTAGGGCAATCGCTCACAGCATTCCACGGAGATCCGCAAAATGCTTACAATAGAAAATCGGATATATGGAAATCGAATTCTTTATACTCAAAAGTCTTTCACGATAGAACAACAGCGAAACATATTATTTTTGTATATTCCCTGCACAAAGCGCTTGATTCATTCAAAAGGAATTTGATTCAAAAGTCTCGGCAAAATGGGTTAACCGAAGCTGAAGTTGATCAAATGAGCTTCTTTCAACATAGAGGCGCAAGTATGTTGGCAACTACAGCTATTGCACAATGCCTGGAAATTGTTTTGGAGCAACAGATTACAGACTTATTTAGTTTATCGTTTGGAAATATTAGTACAGAAGATGCGGTTAAGGTTTGGGAGGAAATACTAGAGCCGATGATTGCCTTGATTGATGCTTTGAGTCCTGCTGTTGAAAATGGTTTAAAGGGGCAAGACTTCACGGCTGATACTATCAAAACATTTAGGTCTTTAGTAAATGCGACTAAAAGTGCAAATAGACCAATTTACAACAATTTCAAAGCAAAAGTAGTTATACATTAG
- a CDS encoding helix-turn-helix domain-containing protein, whose translation MGKAGQVLRQVLEEFEVSQYSLAAALDIERNSVYRWANEKSDPSGETIVDIVRALKTLHPVAAKTFVERYLGEEVKDV comes from the coding sequence ATGGGAAAAGCAGGACAGGTGCTCAGGCAAGTGCTTGAGGAGTTTGAGGTGAGCCAATATAGCCTTGCGGCGGCTCTCGATATTGAACGCAACAGTGTGTACCGATGGGCGAATGAGAAGAGCGACCCATCGGGCGAAACGATTGTAGACATCGTCAGAGCCTTAAAAACGCTGCATCCTGTAGCGGCCAAGACTTTTGTAGAGCGCTACCTCGGCGAAGAGGTAAAGGATGTTTGA